One Streptomyces sp. CNQ-509 DNA window includes the following coding sequences:
- a CDS encoding LysE family translocator: protein MVDLSLLAAFVVAIFVLSITPGPDMMFIVAMGGRGGSGMGVMAAAGVACGMLVHACAAALGLSALFGALPVLYHVLRWLGAAYLLYLAIRAFRDRSVPGDEDDAAADGRRGGPRPRRAFWQGMITNLLNPKVIMFNIAFLPQFVDPGRGHLPLQLLLLGITGVVVGFCVDGSVGLLSGRLSRALRRSRRLARGLNIFSGTVFAGLAVRLAATPR from the coding sequence ATGGTCGACCTGTCCCTCCTCGCCGCCTTCGTCGTGGCGATCTTCGTGCTCTCCATCACCCCGGGCCCCGACATGATGTTCATCGTGGCCATGGGCGGGCGCGGCGGCTCCGGCATGGGCGTGATGGCCGCGGCCGGCGTGGCCTGCGGCATGCTCGTGCACGCCTGCGCCGCCGCCCTCGGGCTCTCCGCCCTCTTCGGCGCGCTGCCGGTGCTCTACCACGTGCTCCGCTGGCTCGGCGCCGCCTACCTCCTCTACCTCGCGATCCGCGCCTTCCGGGACCGTTCCGTCCCCGGCGACGAGGACGACGCGGCGGCCGACGGCAGGCGCGGCGGGCCGCGGCCGCGCCGCGCGTTCTGGCAGGGAATGATCACCAACCTGCTGAACCCCAAGGTCATCATGTTCAACATCGCGTTCCTGCCGCAGTTCGTGGACCCCGGCCGCGGCCATCTGCCGCTGCAGTTGCTCCTCCTCGGCATCACCGGCGTCGTCGTCGGTTTCTGCGTCGACGGCTCGGTCGGCCTGCTCTCCGGCCGGCTGTCGCGGGCGCTGCGCCGCAGCCGCCGGCTGGCGCGCGGGCTCAACATCTTCAGCGGCACGGTCTTCGCGGGCCTGGCCGTACGGCTGGCGGCCACACCCCGCTGA
- a CDS encoding hemolysin family protein — protein MTALQLWIGALTLVTNAFFVGAEFAMISVRRSQIEPQARRGHKRARITLYGLEHLSAMMATAQLGITVSSLVLGAVAEPAIAHLLEPGFEAAHVPSAAVHPIAFVIALTVATYLHMLVGEMVPKNIALAAPVPTVLLLGPPLVAVTRALRPVVFGINAFANGLLKLLRVEPRDEVAAVFTDDQLARMVTDASQAGLLEPADGERLRDALELGTRPVGEILVPAGTMTTVEDTVTPARLERLAAEAGFSRFPVTDRGGALLGYLHIKDTLGVTERDAPFPRTALHPMTRVAIDTPLDDTLTALRAADSHLAAVTGDQGRVLGFVTMEDVLSELVGPAPAAA, from the coding sequence GTGACCGCCCTGCAACTGTGGATCGGCGCCCTGACGCTGGTCACGAACGCCTTCTTCGTCGGCGCGGAGTTCGCGATGATCTCCGTACGGCGCAGCCAGATCGAGCCGCAGGCCCGCCGCGGGCACAAGCGCGCCCGCATCACGCTCTACGGCCTCGAACACCTCTCCGCGATGATGGCCACGGCCCAGCTCGGCATCACCGTCTCCTCGCTGGTGCTGGGCGCGGTCGCGGAACCGGCCATCGCGCACCTGCTGGAGCCCGGCTTCGAGGCGGCGCACGTGCCGTCCGCCGCGGTGCACCCGATCGCGTTCGTGATCGCGCTGACCGTGGCGACGTACCTGCACATGCTCGTCGGCGAGATGGTCCCGAAGAACATCGCGCTGGCCGCCCCCGTGCCCACGGTGCTGCTGCTGGGCCCGCCGCTGGTCGCGGTCACCCGGGCGCTGCGCCCGGTGGTCTTCGGCATCAACGCCTTCGCGAACGGGCTGCTGAAGCTGCTGCGGGTGGAGCCGAGGGACGAGGTGGCCGCGGTCTTCACCGACGACCAGCTCGCCCGGATGGTCACCGACGCCAGCCAGGCGGGGCTGCTGGAGCCGGCCGACGGCGAGCGGCTGCGGGACGCGCTGGAGCTGGGCACCCGGCCGGTCGGCGAGATCCTGGTGCCCGCGGGCACCATGACGACCGTCGAGGACACCGTCACGCCGGCCCGCCTGGAGCGGCTGGCCGCCGAGGCGGGCTTCTCCCGCTTCCCGGTCACCGACCGGGGCGGCGCGCTCCTGGGCTACCTGCACATCAAGGACACCCTCGGGGTGACGGAGCGGGACGCGCCGTTCCCGCGTACGGCGCTGCACCCGATGACGCGGGTGGCCATCGACACCCCGCTGGACGACACGCTCACCGCGCTGCGCGCCGCCGACAGCCATCTGGCGGCCGTCACCGGCGACCAGGGGCGGGTACTGGGCTTCGTCACCATGGAGGACGTCCTGTCGGAGCTGGTGGGCCCCGCGCCGGCCGCGGCGTGA
- a CDS encoding hemolysin family protein produces the protein MTEILLLLAALALTLACAIFVAAEFSLTTVERGDLERAAAAGERGAEGALKAVRRLTFQLSGAQLGITVTSLVIGMLAEPSLATLLRGPLAATGLGGTAAPVATLLGVALSTVVLMVIGELVPKNWAIARPLAVAKTVAGPQRGFTAAFGPFIRHLNSTANRVVRRVGLEPAEELASARTPDELVSLARHSAEGGALEPDSAELFVRTLHLHELTAENVMTPRVDVKALESGATALDAANLAHATGLSRFPVYAHSLDEVVGTVHIRDVLALEPRTRAATPVTELATEPLLVPETLPADRLLEQLRERRTMAVVIDEYGGTAGVATMEDIVEEVVGEVRDEHDPVELPDLQPAGVGADSRPTWDADGSVRLDQLAELGLEAPEGPYETVAGLIATLLARIPAKGDAVHLAGWRLDVLAVEHHRADRVRITAPAESAARAAPPRPTAAPDQRRPAEEVRR, from the coding sequence GTGACCGAGATCCTTCTGCTGCTCGCCGCCCTGGCGCTCACCCTGGCCTGCGCCATCTTCGTGGCGGCCGAGTTCTCCCTCACCACCGTCGAGCGCGGCGACCTGGAGCGGGCCGCCGCCGCGGGCGAGCGGGGCGCGGAAGGCGCCCTGAAGGCCGTCCGCCGGCTCACCTTCCAGCTCTCCGGCGCCCAGCTCGGCATCACCGTGACCTCGCTGGTCATCGGCATGCTGGCCGAGCCCTCGCTGGCCACGCTGCTGCGCGGCCCGCTGGCGGCGACGGGCCTGGGCGGCACGGCCGCGCCGGTCGCGACGCTGCTGGGCGTGGCCCTGTCCACGGTGGTCCTCATGGTGATCGGCGAGCTGGTGCCGAAGAACTGGGCGATCGCCCGGCCGCTGGCCGTGGCGAAGACCGTGGCCGGGCCGCAGCGCGGCTTCACGGCCGCCTTCGGCCCGTTCATCCGCCATCTGAACAGCACCGCGAACCGCGTCGTGCGCCGCGTGGGGCTGGAGCCCGCCGAGGAGCTGGCCTCGGCCCGTACCCCCGACGAGCTGGTCTCGCTGGCCCGGCACTCCGCCGAGGGCGGCGCGCTGGAGCCGGACTCCGCCGAGCTGTTCGTCCGCACCCTGCACCTCCACGAGCTGACCGCGGAGAACGTCATGACGCCCCGCGTCGACGTCAAGGCGCTGGAGTCCGGCGCCACCGCCCTCGACGCCGCGAACCTCGCGCACGCCACCGGACTGTCCCGCTTCCCCGTCTACGCCCACAGCCTGGACGAGGTCGTCGGCACGGTGCACATCCGCGACGTCCTCGCGCTCGAACCCCGCACCCGGGCCGCGACGCCGGTCACCGAGCTGGCCACCGAGCCGCTGCTGGTGCCCGAGACGCTGCCCGCCGACCGGCTGCTGGAACAGTTGCGCGAGCGGCGCACGATGGCCGTGGTCATCGACGAGTACGGCGGCACCGCGGGCGTGGCCACGATGGAGGACATCGTGGAGGAGGTCGTCGGCGAGGTCCGCGACGAGCACGACCCGGTCGAGCTGCCCGACCTGCAGCCGGCGGGCGTCGGCGCGGACTCCAGGCCCACCTGGGACGCGGACGGCAGCGTCCGCCTGGACCAGCTCGCGGAGCTGGGCCTGGAGGCCCCCGAAGGCCCGTACGAGACGGTCGCGGGGCTGATCGCCACGCTGCTGGCCCGCATCCCCGCCAAGGGCGACGCGGTGCACCTCGCCGGCTGGCGGCTGGACGTCCTGGCCGTCGAGCACCACCGCGCCGACCGGGTCCGGATCACCGCACCCGCCGAGTCCGCGGCCCGCGCCGCGCCGCCGCGCCCGACCGCCGCGCCCGACCAGCGCCGGCCCGCCGAGGAGGTGCGCCGGTGA
- a CDS encoding LysR family transcriptional regulator: MRHLRALCAISDAGSVHGAARWLGVSQPALTAQLNRIERAVGGPLFVRDRSGCRPTPLGRSVTARARPIIAEMSTLVSEAREEARALESGPRLRLGSTANRAVAGWLCRLHGRFPDTDVSIRVDPSPNSLLRMVADGHLDVAFVHEVTGCPLRVPDGVGQRTLLWREPQFVALPAAHPAAAGEDVALADLCGHPWVVDPHVDGEWHGIRRMFASAGLELRVIQGDYLTGADLVRAGVAVTPCQPTSTPRPGMAIRPLRGDPLTVRLLLAARAASTTDGEFHAVYTALEDAYREAARSTETYLRWLHRNDNPLLLT, from the coding sequence TTGAGGCATCTGCGCGCGCTGTGCGCGATCTCCGACGCCGGAAGTGTGCACGGGGCGGCCAGGTGGCTCGGAGTCTCCCAGCCCGCCCTGACGGCGCAGCTGAACCGCATCGAACGGGCCGTGGGCGGCCCGCTGTTCGTCCGCGACCGCTCGGGCTGCCGCCCGACCCCGCTCGGCCGCTCCGTGACCGCCCGCGCGCGGCCGATCATCGCCGAGATGTCCACCCTGGTCAGCGAGGCGCGCGAGGAGGCCCGCGCGCTGGAGAGCGGGCCCCGGCTGCGGCTGGGCAGCACCGCGAACCGGGCGGTGGCCGGCTGGCTCTGCCGGCTGCACGGACGGTTCCCGGACACGGACGTCTCCATCCGCGTCGACCCGTCGCCGAACTCGCTGCTGCGGATGGTCGCCGACGGCCACCTCGACGTCGCGTTCGTGCACGAGGTCACCGGCTGCCCGCTGCGCGTACCCGACGGCGTCGGCCAGCGCACGCTGCTCTGGCGCGAGCCGCAGTTCGTCGCGCTGCCCGCGGCGCACCCCGCGGCCGCGGGCGAGGACGTGGCGCTCGCCGACCTCTGCGGGCACCCGTGGGTCGTCGACCCGCACGTGGACGGCGAGTGGCACGGCATCCGCCGGATGTTCGCCAGCGCCGGTCTCGAGCTGCGGGTCATCCAGGGCGACTACCTGACGGGCGCCGACCTGGTACGGGCCGGGGTCGCCGTCACCCCGTGCCAGCCCACCTCGACGCCGCGCCCCGGCATGGCGATCAGGCCGCTGCGAGGCGACCCGCTGACCGTGCGGCTGCTGCTCGCCGCCCGGGCGGCGTCGACCACCGACGGCGAGTTCCACGCCGTCTACACCGCGCTGGAGGACGCCTACCGCGAGGCGGCCAGATCCACCGAGACGTATCTGCGCTGGCTGCACCGGAACGACAACCCGCTGCTGCTCACCTGA
- a CDS encoding snapalysin family zinc-dependent metalloprotease, producing the protein MKLSGRLVSTALGLGLALTGLAASPAPAADHHDRQTTQATASAAYVGQDKEQQKENRAFFEMIREKAREKQAAEPGYQAITITYNDAGAPNYQGDIAQSTQIWNNATNNITLAETSGSGDFTYRQGNDPRGSHAVTDGRGHGYVFLDLRQTQQYYSLRVVTHETGHILGLPDNYSGPCSELMSGGGPGTSCRNAYPNADEAARVDRNFG; encoded by the coding sequence ATGAAGCTCTCCGGAAGACTGGTCTCCACCGCCTTGGGCCTCGGCCTGGCGCTCACCGGCCTGGCCGCCTCCCCGGCACCCGCGGCCGACCACCACGACCGGCAGACGACGCAGGCCACCGCCTCCGCGGCGTACGTCGGGCAGGACAAGGAACAGCAGAAGGAGAACCGGGCCTTCTTCGAGATGATCCGGGAGAAGGCGCGCGAGAAGCAGGCGGCGGAACCCGGCTACCAGGCCATCACCATCACGTACAACGACGCCGGCGCGCCCAACTACCAGGGCGACATAGCCCAGAGCACCCAGATCTGGAACAACGCCACCAACAACATCACGCTCGCCGAGACCTCCGGCTCCGGTGACTTCACCTACCGCCAGGGCAACGACCCGCGCGGCAGCCACGCCGTGACCGACGGCCGCGGCCACGGCTACGTCTTCCTGGACCTGCGCCAGACGCAGCAGTACTACTCGCTGCGCGTCGTCACCCACGAGACCGGCCACATCCTCGGCCTGCCCGACAACTACAGCGGCCCGTGCAGCGAACTGATGTCCGGCGGCGGCCCCGGCACCTCCTGCCGCAACGCCTACCCGAACGCGGACGAAGCCGCCCGCGTGGACCGCAACTTCGGCTGA
- a CDS encoding DUF2252 domain-containing protein, with translation MVTDTRDAQRGEEILAVFDSAFGELLAADPAAFRLKFRKMAASAFAFYRGTAALYYHDLEAGERGDPFLTEQTSRVWIHGDLHAENFGTYMDANGRLVFNVNDFDEAFVGPFTWDVKRLAGSLALIGYTKALSDGQITGLVRAYADAYRERIRALAAGAKDDEVPPFTLDTATGPLLGALRTARAHTRFGLLESMTEVRDFERRFTSGGGAIELDAATRARVLDAFEGYLETLPSGGRERRPDAYRVKDVVGRRGIGIGSAGLPSYNILLEGHSDALENDIVIYMKRGQTPAVARHVTDPAIRGYFHHEGHRTVISQRALQAASDPWLGWTELDGAGQLVAEVSPYAVDLDWSDIDDPEQAAAVVGDLGRATATMHAAADVAESGHSLVPFSTEQAIDGAISADADGFTEMLVDFAHDYGARARADHQIFVDLFRNGRISGL, from the coding sequence ATGGTCACGGACACCAGGGACGCTCAGCGCGGCGAGGAGATACTCGCCGTCTTCGACTCCGCATTCGGCGAGCTGCTCGCGGCCGATCCCGCCGCCTTCCGGCTGAAGTTCCGCAAGATGGCGGCCTCGGCGTTCGCCTTCTACCGCGGGACCGCCGCCCTCTACTACCACGACCTGGAGGCCGGCGAGCGCGGCGATCCGTTCCTCACCGAGCAGACGAGCCGGGTCTGGATCCACGGTGATCTGCACGCCGAGAACTTCGGCACGTACATGGACGCCAACGGCCGGCTCGTCTTCAATGTCAACGACTTCGACGAGGCGTTCGTCGGCCCGTTCACCTGGGACGTCAAGCGACTCGCCGGCTCCCTGGCGCTCATCGGCTACACCAAGGCGCTCAGCGACGGGCAGATCACCGGCCTCGTCCGCGCCTACGCCGACGCCTACCGCGAGCGCATCCGCGCCCTCGCCGCCGGGGCCAAGGACGACGAGGTGCCGCCCTTCACCCTCGACACCGCCACCGGGCCGCTCCTCGGCGCGCTGCGCACCGCCCGCGCGCACACCCGCTTCGGGCTGCTGGAGTCGATGACGGAGGTGCGGGACTTCGAGCGCCGTTTCACCTCCGGCGGCGGCGCCATCGAGCTGGACGCGGCCACCCGCGCCCGGGTACTCGACGCGTTCGAGGGCTATCTGGAGACGCTGCCCTCCGGCGGCCGGGAGCGCCGTCCGGACGCGTACCGGGTGAAGGACGTGGTGGGCCGCAGGGGCATCGGGATCGGCAGCGCGGGGCTGCCGTCGTACAACATCCTCCTCGAAGGGCACAGCGACGCCCTGGAGAACGACATCGTCATCTACATGAAGCGCGGCCAGACCCCGGCGGTCGCGCGGCACGTCACCGACCCGGCGATCCGCGGCTACTTCCATCACGAGGGCCACCGCACGGTCATCTCGCAGCGCGCGCTGCAGGCCGCCTCCGACCCGTGGCTGGGCTGGACCGAGCTGGACGGGGCGGGGCAGCTGGTCGCGGAGGTGTCGCCGTACGCGGTGGACCTGGACTGGTCGGACATCGACGACCCGGAGCAGGCCGCGGCCGTCGTGGGCGACCTGGGCCGGGCCACCGCCACCATGCACGCGGCGGCGGACGTGGCGGAGAGCGGGCACTCGCTGGTGCCGTTCTCGACGGAGCAGGCGATCGACGGGGCGATCTCGGCGGACGCCGACGGGTTCACGGAGATGCTGGTCGACTTCGCGCACGACTACGGGGCACGGGCGCGGGCGGACCACCAGATCTTCGTCGACCTCTTCCGCAACGGCCGGATCTCCGGCCTCTGA
- a CDS encoding sugar-binding protein, whose translation MTNSAQGDRTEPVRAQDGDGSGPSRRVVSAALVSGIVGTALGATAPSAWADEWSVPRPRRAPGGRRDRAHNDVLFVGAHPDDEAGNLSTFGQWREQHGLSTGVLTVTRGEGGGNAVGPEEGPPLGLIREDEEREAVGFAGIDNVYYLDKPDFWYTLSGPLTAAIWDADDTLERIVRLIRATTPDTVVTMDPRPFNQHGGHQLSARLAIEAFFLAGDPRAFRSQITQEGYRPHRARLLLAQNYGFGSLLGPDAPKQRRTDRASGLPVFGVFSGVRSEEHGTSWAQVERDAARKYVTQGWAARPAQMPTDPEQLGSDWFTVLAANGKAVKSKVRPQNELRPVYAEFRDWTERVGLPWLANDAQPDYPEAPATTIPEVATAPVLDGVERPGEYPGPELPLVHWQGEKTGAEDVSATAKLSRHGDDLYVFVKVTDDRRGTALEESDAKRHWRTDAVEITLDPRGTADDTSTTFKTGIFPYTANGGGAAAERDGDNRQGPAATTAPGMRVVSLVSDPYQGYTIEAKIALADLPAAADPEKFTLNVLVYDSDTEDKTGQTRLAWSPFGSAQADPYVWGTATLEGYTPPADRPTEPAEPEIPKDAARSEDSPASVAQSQRTGVPLAVGPRPRG comes from the coding sequence GTGACGAACTCGGCGCAGGGGGACAGAACGGAGCCCGTTCGGGCGCAGGACGGGGATGGGTCGGGGCCGAGCAGGCGGGTCGTCTCGGCCGCGCTGGTGTCCGGCATCGTCGGTACGGCGCTGGGCGCGACCGCGCCGTCCGCGTGGGCGGACGAGTGGAGCGTGCCGCGCCCGCGCCGGGCGCCGGGCGGCCGGCGGGACCGCGCCCACAACGACGTGCTCTTCGTCGGCGCGCACCCGGACGACGAGGCAGGCAACCTCTCGACCTTCGGGCAGTGGCGGGAGCAGCACGGGCTGAGCACCGGCGTGCTCACCGTCACCCGCGGCGAGGGCGGCGGCAACGCGGTCGGCCCGGAGGAGGGTCCGCCGCTCGGGCTGATCCGGGAGGACGAGGAGCGCGAGGCGGTCGGCTTCGCCGGCATCGACAACGTCTATTACCTGGACAAGCCGGACTTCTGGTACACGCTGTCCGGCCCGCTGACGGCCGCGATCTGGGACGCGGACGACACGCTGGAGCGCATCGTCCGGCTGATCCGCGCCACCACGCCCGACACGGTCGTGACGATGGACCCGCGCCCCTTCAACCAGCACGGCGGCCACCAGTTGTCCGCGCGGCTGGCGATCGAGGCGTTCTTCCTCGCCGGCGACCCGCGCGCGTTCCGCTCGCAGATCACCCAGGAGGGCTACCGCCCGCACCGGGCGCGGCTGCTGCTCGCGCAGAACTACGGCTTCGGCAGCCTGCTCGGCCCGGACGCCCCGAAGCAGCGGCGGACGGACCGCGCCAGCGGGCTGCCGGTCTTCGGCGTCTTTTCCGGCGTGCGCAGCGAGGAGCACGGCACGAGCTGGGCGCAGGTGGAGCGGGACGCCGCCCGCAAGTACGTCACGCAGGGCTGGGCCGCGAGGCCGGCGCAGATGCCGACCGACCCCGAGCAGCTCGGCTCGGACTGGTTCACGGTGCTGGCGGCGAACGGCAAGGCCGTGAAGTCGAAGGTGCGGCCCCAGAACGAACTGCGCCCGGTGTACGCGGAGTTCCGCGACTGGACGGAGCGCGTCGGCCTGCCCTGGCTGGCCAACGACGCGCAGCCGGACTACCCCGAGGCGCCCGCCACGACGATCCCCGAGGTCGCCACTGCCCCCGTACTCGACGGTGTGGAGCGCCCCGGCGAGTACCCGGGCCCCGAACTGCCGCTGGTGCACTGGCAGGGCGAGAAGACCGGCGCGGAGGACGTCTCGGCCACGGCGAAGCTGTCGCGGCACGGGGACGACCTGTACGTGTTCGTCAAGGTCACCGACGACCGCAGGGGCACCGCGCTCGAAGAGAGCGACGCCAAGCGCCACTGGCGTACGGACGCGGTCGAGATCACCCTCGACCCGCGCGGCACGGCAGACGACACCTCGACCACGTTCAAGACGGGCATCTTCCCGTACACCGCGAACGGCGGCGGTGCGGCGGCCGAGCGCGACGGCGACAACCGGCAGGGCCCGGCGGCCACCACGGCGCCCGGCATGCGGGTGGTCTCGCTGGTCTCGGACCCGTACCAGGGCTACACGATCGAGGCGAAGATCGCGCTGGCCGACCTGCCGGCCGCGGCGGACCCGGAGAAGTTCACGCTCAACGTCCTGGTGTACGACTCGGACACCGAGGACAAGACGGGTCAGACCCGGCTGGCGTGGTCGCCGTTCGGCAGCGCCCAGGCCGACCCGTACGTCTGGGGCACCGCGACGCTGGAGGGCTACACCCCGCCGGCGGACCGGCCCACGGAGCCGGCCGAGCCGGAGATCCCGAAGGACGCGGCACGCAGCGAGGACTCGCCGGCGTCGGTGGCGCAGTCGCAGCGCACGGGCGTCCCGCTCGCGGTCGGCCCGCGCCCCCGCGGCTGA
- a CDS encoding alkaline phosphatase family protein, translated as MSATSLSRRGVLAGAVAGALASPLAAVPAHAARTRGLLIFVALDGFGIDYLDGRAPMPHLTSLVRAGSLTTSTGVMASITNQSWTAVSCGAHPDRTRNAAYYYDEAAGVARGQSRDSAVEGLAQAWRPQGIRIGSAQWFILQDKGTSYGDPDGLYTQPGGRIGARVDDAVAMLTGRPVDSGGTAVTLTRRPDFLAVYSSDLDGDGHAFGPDDPRMLDTLRETDAGIGRLIRTVKDLGLYGRTTWVVTGDHGMTGWKTPMAAQAVAALATAGFTPEVIGSGGRPAPETDAVLVSGGSIASVHLLGAGAADAAAIERARAALADAEGVAAVLTKADQAALRMAPQYGQLVLELAAPYALSFTPPAEGFDGRHGSRAETAVPLILAGHRIRRGRAPRDPRHVDLAATMSAILGVAPPAQSEGRVLRESLLP; from the coding sequence ATGTCCGCCACCTCTCTCTCCCGACGCGGTGTCCTCGCCGGCGCCGTGGCCGGCGCGCTCGCGTCGCCGCTCGCCGCCGTGCCCGCGCACGCCGCCCGCACGCGCGGCCTGCTGATCTTCGTCGCCCTCGACGGCTTCGGCATCGACTACCTCGACGGCCGTGCGCCGATGCCCCACCTGACGTCGCTGGTACGGGCCGGCTCGCTGACCACCAGCACCGGCGTGATGGCCAGCATCACCAACCAGTCGTGGACGGCCGTCTCCTGCGGCGCCCACCCGGACCGCACCCGCAACGCCGCCTACTACTACGACGAGGCGGCCGGCGTCGCCCGCGGCCAGAGCCGCGACAGTGCGGTCGAGGGCCTCGCCCAGGCGTGGCGGCCGCAGGGCATCCGGATCGGGTCCGCGCAGTGGTTCATCCTCCAGGACAAGGGCACCTCGTACGGCGATCCCGACGGCCTCTACACCCAGCCCGGCGGGCGCATCGGCGCGCGCGTCGACGACGCGGTCGCGATGCTCACCGGGCGGCCCGTCGACAGCGGCGGCACCGCGGTGACCCTCACCCGGCGACCGGACTTCCTGGCGGTCTACTCCAGCGACCTCGACGGCGACGGGCACGCGTTCGGGCCCGACGACCCCCGGATGCTCGACACCCTGCGCGAGACCGACGCCGGGATCGGGCGGCTGATCCGGACGGTCAAGGACCTCGGCCTCTACGGCCGGACGACCTGGGTGGTCACCGGCGACCACGGCATGACGGGCTGGAAGACGCCGATGGCGGCGCAGGCGGTCGCCGCCCTCGCCACCGCGGGCTTCACGCCCGAGGTGATCGGGTCCGGCGGCCGGCCGGCGCCGGAGACCGATGCCGTCCTGGTCTCCGGCGGCAGCATCGCCTCCGTGCACCTCCTCGGCGCGGGGGCCGCCGACGCCGCCGCGATCGAGCGGGCCCGCGCGGCGCTCGCGGACGCCGAAGGCGTCGCGGCGGTGCTGACCAAGGCGGACCAGGCGGCGCTGCGGATGGCGCCCCAGTACGGCCAGTTGGTGCTCGAACTGGCGGCGCCGTACGCGCTCTCCTTCACCCCGCCGGCCGAGGGCTTCGACGGCCGCCACGGAAGCCGCGCGGAGACCGCGGTCCCGCTCATCCTGGCCGGCCACCGGATCCGGCGCGGCCGTGCGCCGCGCGATCCGCGCCACGTCGACCTCGCGGCGACCATGTCGGCGATCCTCGGTGTCGCCCCGCCCGCGCAGTCGGAGGGCCGGGTGCTGCGGGAGTCCCTGCTCCCCTGA
- a CDS encoding transglycosylase SLT domain-containing protein, translating to MPARGKHRRPKLRLIGRGITFAGVSGVAIAAPLIGASSASAAGSVPASAPQTGVRAEAPAAATTGAAAATYAVVAGDSLAKIADKEGVRGGWKKLYKDNREAVGDNPHFILPGLELSLGAKADTSEPKESESGLKTTSASVTSYPDNLDGWIRESLDIMAEHGIPGTYDGIYRNIMRESAGDPQAINNWDINAVNGTPSKGLLQVIAPTFDAYHVPGTSTDSFDPVANITAACNYAADRYGSIDNVYGPY from the coding sequence ATGCCCGCAAGAGGTAAGCACCGCCGTCCCAAGCTGCGTCTGATCGGCCGCGGCATCACTTTCGCCGGCGTCAGCGGCGTCGCGATCGCCGCCCCGCTGATCGGCGCGTCCTCGGCATCCGCCGCCGGCTCCGTCCCCGCTTCCGCCCCCCAGACCGGCGTACGCGCCGAGGCCCCCGCCGCGGCGACCACCGGCGCGGCAGCGGCCACCTATGCCGTGGTCGCCGGAGATTCCCTGGCGAAGATCGCCGACAAGGAAGGCGTACGCGGCGGCTGGAAGAAGCTGTACAAGGACAACCGCGAGGCCGTCGGCGACAACCCGCACTTCATCCTCCCCGGCCTTGAACTCTCCCTCGGCGCCAAGGCCGACACGAGCGAGCCGAAGGAATCCGAGTCCGGCCTGAAGACCACGAGCGCGTCCGTCACGAGCTACCCGGACAACCTCGACGGCTGGATCCGGGAGTCGCTCGACATCATGGCCGAGCACGGCATCCCGGGAACCTACGACGGCATTTACCGCAACATCATGCGGGAGTCCGCTGGCGACCCGCAGGCCATCAACAACTGGGATATCAACGCCGTGAACGGCACGCCCTCCAAGGGCCTGCTCCAGGTCATCGCTCCCACCTTCGATGCCTACCACGTACCCGGCACCTCGACCGACAGCTTCGACCCGGTCGCCAACATCACCGCCGCGTGCAACTACGCGGCCGACAGGTACGGCTCGATCGACAACGTCTACGGGCCGTACTGA